Proteins from a single region of Echeneis naucrates chromosome 2, fEcheNa1.1, whole genome shotgun sequence:
- the LOC115052827 gene encoding peripheral plasma membrane protein CASK isoform X5 has protein sequence MTMADDDVLFEDVYELCEVIGKGPFSVVRRCINRDTGQQFAVKIVDVASFTSSPGLSTEDLKREASICHMLKHPHIVELLETYSSDGMLYMVFEFMDGADLCFEIVKRADAGFVYSEAVASHYMRQILEALRYCHDNNVIHRDVKPHCVLLASKENSAPVKLGGFGVAIQLGESGLVAGGRVGTPHFMAPEVVKREPYGKPVDVWGCGVILFILLSGCLPFYGTKERLFEAIIKGKYKMNPRQWAHISESAKDLVRRMLMLDPAERITVYEALNHPWLKERDRYAYKIHLPETVEQLRKFNARRKLKGAVLAAVSSHKFNSYYGDPPEELHDFSDDPTSSGLLAAERAVSQVLDSLEEIHALTDCSEKDMDFLHSVFQDQHLHTLLDLYDKINTRSSPQIRNPPSDGVQRAKEVLETISCYPENMEAKELRRILTQPHFMALLQTHDVVAHEVYSDEALRVTPPPTSPYLNGDSPDSTNGDMDLENVTRVRLVQFQKNTDEPMGITLKMNDLNHCIVARIMHGGMIHRQGTLHVGDEIREINGISVANQTVEQLQKMLREMRGSITFKIVPSYRSQSMPCEKESPEVSRQSPANGHASVTSSVLDLPSTIQPKGRQIYVRAQFEYDPAKDDLIPCKEAGIRFRVGDIIQIISKDDHNWWQGKLENTKNGTAGLIPSPELQEWRVACIAMEKTKQEQQASCTWFGKKKKQYKDKYLAKHNAVFDQLDLVTYEEVVKLPSFKRKTLVLLGAHGVGRRHIKNTLITKHPDRFAYPIPHTTRPPKKDEENGKNYYFVSHDQMMQDISNNDYLEYGSHEDAMYGTRLETIRQIHAQGMISILDVEPQALKILRTAEFAPYVVFIAAPTITPSMTEDDSLERLQKESEMLQQTYAHYFDQTIINNEIDDTIRLLEEAVDLVSATPQWVPVSWVY, from the exons gggTCCCTTTAGCGTGGTGAGGCGCTGCATCAACAGGGACACGGGCCAGCAGTTTGCTGTAAAGATCGTCGATGTGGCCAGCTTCACCTCCAGCCCAGGCCTCAGCACGGAAG ATTTGAAACGAGAGGCCAGTATCTGCCACATGCTGAAACATCCTCACATTGTGGAGCTGCTCGAGACCTACAGCTCTGATGGCATGCTCTACATGGTTTTTGAATT TATGGATGGAGCAGACCTGTGTTTTGAAATTGTGAAGAGAGCTGATGCTGGGTTTGTGTACAGCGAAGCAGTTGCCAG TCACTACATGAGGCAGATTCTGGAGGCGCTTCGATACTGCCATGACAACAATGTGATTCATCGTGACGTAAAG CCTCACTGTGTGCTGCTGGCCTCGAAGGAGAACTCTGCTCCGGTGAAACTAGGAGGTTTTGGAGTGGCAATACAGCTGGGAGAGTCAGGCTTGGTGGCTGGAG GTCGAGTTGGAACACCCCACTTCATGGCCCCAGAGGTGGTGAAGCGGGAACCGTATGGCAAACCGGTGGATGTGTGGGGATGCGGAgtcatcctcttcatcctcctgtcTGGCTGCCTGCCCTTCTATGGCACCAAGGAGCGCCTGTTTGAGGCCATAATAAAGGGGAAATATAAG ATGAATCCCCGTCAGTGGGCCCACATCTCAGAGAGTGCCAAAGACCTGGTGAGACGCATGCTGATGTTGGACCCTGCTGAGAGAATCACTGTCTATGAGGCCCTGAACCATCCCTGGCTGAAG gagagagacaggtaTGCTTACAAAATTCACTTGCCTGAAACGGTGGAACAGCTGAGGAAGTTCAATGCCAGAAGGAAGCTGAAG GGTGCGGTGTTGGCTGCTGTGTCCAGCCACAAGTTTAACTCTTACTATGGTGACCCCCCAGAGGAACTCCATGACTTCTCAGATGACCCCACTTCTTCAG GACTGCTAGCTGCTGAAA GGGCAGTATCCCAGGTTTTGGATAGTCTTGAGGAGATTCACGCCTTGACGGACTGCAGTGAGAAAGACATGGACTTCCTGCACAGTGTCTTCCAGGATCAGCACCTGCACACTTTACTTGAT CTTTATGACAAAATCAACACCAGGTCGTCTCCTCAGATCAGAAATCCTCCGAGTGATGGTGTGCAGAGAGCGAAAGAG GTGCTGGAAACCATCTCCTGTTACCCAGAGAACATGGAGGCCAAGGAGCTCAGGAGGATTCTCACGCAGCCACACTTCATG GCCCTTCTGCAGACTCATGATGTTGTGGCCCACGAGGTCTACAGTGACGAGGCGTTGAGGGTGACTCCTCCGCCTACCTCGCCCTACCTGAACGGAGACTCACCAGACAGCACCAACGGTGACATGGACTTGGAGAATGTTACCAGGGTTCGCCTGGTCCAGTTTCAGAAGAACACAGATGAACCTATG GGCATCACTCTGAAGATGAATGACCTGAACCACTGTATTGTGGCTCGAATCATGCACGGAGGAATGATTCATCGACAAG GGACTCTACACGTAGGAGATGAGATACGAGAGATCAATGGCATCAGTGTTGCCAATCAGACGGTGGAGCAGCTTCAGAAGATGCTG AGGGAGATGAGGGGTAGCATCACGTTCAAGATTGTACCGAGTTACCGATCCCAGTCCATGCCATGTGAG AAGGAGTCACCAGAGGTATCCCGACAATCACCAGCCAATGGCCATGCAAGTGTCACCAGTTCAGTCTTG GACCTGCCATCTACCATTCAGCCCAAAGGCCGACAG ATTTACGTACGTGCTCAATTCGAATACGACCCAGCTAAGGATGACCTCATCCCATGTAAAGAGGCTGGCATTCGCTTCAGGGTAGGCGACATAATTCAAATCATCTCCAAAGACGACCACAACTGGTGGCAAGGAAAACTTGAGAACACCAAGAATGGCACAGCCGGACTCATCCCCTCTCCCGAACTGCAAGAGTG GCGCGTGGCATGCATAGCCAtggaaaaaaccaaacaggagCAACAAGCCAGCTGTACCTGGTTTggcaagaagaagaaacaataCAAAGACAAGTACCTGGCCAAGCACAACGCAG TGTTTGACCAACTAGATCTTGTGACATATGAAGAAGTGGTCAAACTGCCATCTTTCAAGAGGAAAACACTCGTCCTGCTCg GTGCACATGGGGTCGGAAGGAGGCACATCAAGAACACCCTCATAACCAAACATCCTGATCGGTTCGCCTACCCCATTCCTc ACACTACACGTCCACCTAAGAAGGACGAGGAGAACGGAAAGAACTACTACTTTGTGTCTCACGACCAAATGATGCAGGACATCAGCAACAATGACTACCTGGAATATGGCAGCCATGAAGACGCCATGTATGGCACCAGGCTGGAGACCATCAGGCAGATCCACGCACAGGGCATGATCTCCATCCTGGATGTGGAACCACAG GCACTAAAGATCCTCAGGACAGCCGAGTTTGCTCCCTATGTTGTCTTTATTGCAGCTCCCACCATCACCCCCAGCATGACTGAG GATGACTCTCTGGAGCGGCTTCAGAAGGAATCAGAGATGCTCCAGCAGACCTACGCCCACTACTTTGACCAGACCATCATCAACAACGAAATCGACGACACCATCCGCCTGCTGGAGGAGGCTGTAGACCTGGTGTCAGCCACTCCTCAGTGGGTCCCTGTGTCCTGGGTCTACTGA
- the LOC115052827 gene encoding peripheral plasma membrane protein CASK isoform X7 — translation MTMADDDVLFEDVYELCEVIGKGPFSVVRRCINRDTGQQFAVKIVDVASFTSSPGLSTEDLKREASICHMLKHPHIVELLETYSSDGMLYMVFEFMDGADLCFEIVKRADAGFVYSEAVASHYMRQILEALRYCHDNNVIHRDVKPHCVLLASKENSAPVKLGGFGVAIQLGESGLVAGGRVGTPHFMAPEVVKREPYGKPVDVWGCGVILFILLSGCLPFYGTKERLFEAIIKGKYKMNPRQWAHISESAKDLVRRMLMLDPAERITVYEALNHPWLKERDRYAYKIHLPETVEQLRKFNARRKLKGAVLAAVSSHKFNSYYGDPPEELHDFSDDPTSSGAVSQVLDSLEEIHALTDCSEKDMDFLHSVFQDQHLHTLLDLYDKINTRSSPQIRNPPSDGVQRAKEVLETISCYPENMEAKELRRILTQPHFMALLQTHDVVAHEVYSDEALRVTPPPTSPYLNGDSPDSTNGDMDLENVTRVRLVQFQKNTDEPMGITLKMNDLNHCIVARIMHGGMIHRQGTLHVGDEIREINGISVANQTVEQLQKMLREMRGSITFKIVPSYRSQSMPCEKESPEVSRQSPANGHASVTSSVLIYVRAQFEYDPAKDDLIPCKEAGIRFRVGDIIQIISKDDHNWWQGKLENTKNGTAGLIPSPELQEWRVACIAMEKTKQEQQASCTWFGKKKKQYKDKYLAKHNAVFDQLDLVTYEEVVKLPSFKRKTLVLLGAHGVGRRHIKNTLITKHPDRFAYPIPHTTRPPKKDEENGKNYYFVSHDQMMQDISNNDYLEYGSHEDAMYGTRLETIRQIHAQGMISILDVEPQALKILRTAEFAPYVVFIAAPTITPSMTEDDSLERLQKESEMLQQTYAHYFDQTIINNEIDDTIRLLEEAVDLVSATPQWVPVSWVY, via the exons gggTCCCTTTAGCGTGGTGAGGCGCTGCATCAACAGGGACACGGGCCAGCAGTTTGCTGTAAAGATCGTCGATGTGGCCAGCTTCACCTCCAGCCCAGGCCTCAGCACGGAAG ATTTGAAACGAGAGGCCAGTATCTGCCACATGCTGAAACATCCTCACATTGTGGAGCTGCTCGAGACCTACAGCTCTGATGGCATGCTCTACATGGTTTTTGAATT TATGGATGGAGCAGACCTGTGTTTTGAAATTGTGAAGAGAGCTGATGCTGGGTTTGTGTACAGCGAAGCAGTTGCCAG TCACTACATGAGGCAGATTCTGGAGGCGCTTCGATACTGCCATGACAACAATGTGATTCATCGTGACGTAAAG CCTCACTGTGTGCTGCTGGCCTCGAAGGAGAACTCTGCTCCGGTGAAACTAGGAGGTTTTGGAGTGGCAATACAGCTGGGAGAGTCAGGCTTGGTGGCTGGAG GTCGAGTTGGAACACCCCACTTCATGGCCCCAGAGGTGGTGAAGCGGGAACCGTATGGCAAACCGGTGGATGTGTGGGGATGCGGAgtcatcctcttcatcctcctgtcTGGCTGCCTGCCCTTCTATGGCACCAAGGAGCGCCTGTTTGAGGCCATAATAAAGGGGAAATATAAG ATGAATCCCCGTCAGTGGGCCCACATCTCAGAGAGTGCCAAAGACCTGGTGAGACGCATGCTGATGTTGGACCCTGCTGAGAGAATCACTGTCTATGAGGCCCTGAACCATCCCTGGCTGAAG gagagagacaggtaTGCTTACAAAATTCACTTGCCTGAAACGGTGGAACAGCTGAGGAAGTTCAATGCCAGAAGGAAGCTGAAG GGTGCGGTGTTGGCTGCTGTGTCCAGCCACAAGTTTAACTCTTACTATGGTGACCCCCCAGAGGAACTCCATGACTTCTCAGATGACCCCACTTCTTCAG GGGCAGTATCCCAGGTTTTGGATAGTCTTGAGGAGATTCACGCCTTGACGGACTGCAGTGAGAAAGACATGGACTTCCTGCACAGTGTCTTCCAGGATCAGCACCTGCACACTTTACTTGAT CTTTATGACAAAATCAACACCAGGTCGTCTCCTCAGATCAGAAATCCTCCGAGTGATGGTGTGCAGAGAGCGAAAGAG GTGCTGGAAACCATCTCCTGTTACCCAGAGAACATGGAGGCCAAGGAGCTCAGGAGGATTCTCACGCAGCCACACTTCATG GCCCTTCTGCAGACTCATGATGTTGTGGCCCACGAGGTCTACAGTGACGAGGCGTTGAGGGTGACTCCTCCGCCTACCTCGCCCTACCTGAACGGAGACTCACCAGACAGCACCAACGGTGACATGGACTTGGAGAATGTTACCAGGGTTCGCCTGGTCCAGTTTCAGAAGAACACAGATGAACCTATG GGCATCACTCTGAAGATGAATGACCTGAACCACTGTATTGTGGCTCGAATCATGCACGGAGGAATGATTCATCGACAAG GGACTCTACACGTAGGAGATGAGATACGAGAGATCAATGGCATCAGTGTTGCCAATCAGACGGTGGAGCAGCTTCAGAAGATGCTG AGGGAGATGAGGGGTAGCATCACGTTCAAGATTGTACCGAGTTACCGATCCCAGTCCATGCCATGTGAG AAGGAGTCACCAGAGGTATCCCGACAATCACCAGCCAATGGCCATGCAAGTGTCACCAGTTCAGTCTTG ATTTACGTACGTGCTCAATTCGAATACGACCCAGCTAAGGATGACCTCATCCCATGTAAAGAGGCTGGCATTCGCTTCAGGGTAGGCGACATAATTCAAATCATCTCCAAAGACGACCACAACTGGTGGCAAGGAAAACTTGAGAACACCAAGAATGGCACAGCCGGACTCATCCCCTCTCCCGAACTGCAAGAGTG GCGCGTGGCATGCATAGCCAtggaaaaaaccaaacaggagCAACAAGCCAGCTGTACCTGGTTTggcaagaagaagaaacaataCAAAGACAAGTACCTGGCCAAGCACAACGCAG TGTTTGACCAACTAGATCTTGTGACATATGAAGAAGTGGTCAAACTGCCATCTTTCAAGAGGAAAACACTCGTCCTGCTCg GTGCACATGGGGTCGGAAGGAGGCACATCAAGAACACCCTCATAACCAAACATCCTGATCGGTTCGCCTACCCCATTCCTc ACACTACACGTCCACCTAAGAAGGACGAGGAGAACGGAAAGAACTACTACTTTGTGTCTCACGACCAAATGATGCAGGACATCAGCAACAATGACTACCTGGAATATGGCAGCCATGAAGACGCCATGTATGGCACCAGGCTGGAGACCATCAGGCAGATCCACGCACAGGGCATGATCTCCATCCTGGATGTGGAACCACAG GCACTAAAGATCCTCAGGACAGCCGAGTTTGCTCCCTATGTTGTCTTTATTGCAGCTCCCACCATCACCCCCAGCATGACTGAG GATGACTCTCTGGAGCGGCTTCAGAAGGAATCAGAGATGCTCCAGCAGACCTACGCCCACTACTTTGACCAGACCATCATCAACAACGAAATCGACGACACCATCCGCCTGCTGGAGGAGGCTGTAGACCTGGTGTCAGCCACTCCTCAGTGGGTCCCTGTGTCCTGGGTCTACTGA